From one Rhizobium rosettiformans genomic stretch:
- a CDS encoding ANTAR domain-containing response regulator: protein MNHLDLTILVIDENAVRAAIIEDGLREAGHRHVTVALGVQGIAKTVETLAPDVIIIDIENPNRDMMEHLFQLTRSVSRPIAMFVDRSDSASIEAAVDAGVSAYIVDGLRKERVKPILDMAVSRFNAFSRLQRELAEAKNALEERKVIERAKGILMKMRGMSEEEAFALMRQTAMNEKKKLVDIAQSVVTAAGLLL, encoded by the coding sequence ATGAACCATCTCGACCTCACCATCCTTGTGATCGATGAAAACGCTGTTCGCGCAGCGATCATCGAGGACGGTTTGCGCGAGGCAGGTCACCGGCACGTGACCGTCGCTCTCGGGGTACAGGGAATTGCCAAGACGGTGGAGACGCTGGCGCCTGACGTCATCATCATCGATATCGAGAACCCGAACCGTGACATGATGGAGCATCTCTTCCAGCTCACCCGCTCGGTCAGCAGGCCGATCGCCATGTTCGTCGATCGCTCAGACAGCGCCTCCATCGAGGCCGCCGTGGATGCCGGCGTCTCGGCCTATATCGTCGATGGGTTGCGCAAGGAACGGGTGAAGCCGATCCTCGATATGGCGGTCAGCCGCTTCAACGCGTTCAGCCGTCTGCAACGCGAACTGGCCGAAGCGAAGAACGCGCTCGAGGAGCGCAAGGTCATTGAGCGCGCCAAGGGCATCCTGATGAAGATGCGCGGCATGAGCGAGGAGGAAGCCTTCGCGCTCATGCGTCAAACCGCCATGAACGAGAAAAAGAAACTGGTCGACATAGCCCAGAGCGTAGTGACCGCTGCGGGATTGCTGCTGTGA
- a CDS encoding MFS transporter, producing the protein MASMTGSAPPAAQNGRTTSEDDHHVSPSDIAVGVIIGRTSEFFDFFVFAIASVIVFPARIFPFLDPLTGTLWSFVLVALAFVARPLGTVIFTALDRRHGRVTKLTVALFLLGTSTVAMGLVPSYETAGWWAIAMLALLRIGQGLALGGTWDGLAPLLAITASKDKRGFYAMIPQLGAVVGLAVAAVLFAYLVMTLSAADFLDWGWRYPFFVAFAINVVALFARLRIVDTPEFKELFETNELTPTRLRSTLSQDGRTVLLGVFVPLATFAMFHMVTVFPLSWIFLYTDEAPGTFLLIEAAGAAVGILAMLFSGWLSDRIGRDRILVWGAWAIGAFALTAPLLLNGGQAGVVAYMMVGFVILGFNFAQSSGTIASLFDRRNRYTASAIVSALSWMFGAGFAPLAALLLSTWFGLFAAGLYLLSGAVCTLIALALARQISLQPKGQD; encoded by the coding sequence ATGGCGAGCATGACCGGTTCTGCACCTCCGGCCGCACAGAACGGCCGCACAACTTCAGAAGATGACCATCACGTTTCCCCGTCCGATATCGCTGTCGGCGTCATCATCGGGCGCACGTCGGAGTTCTTCGACTTCTTCGTGTTCGCGATCGCGTCGGTCATCGTCTTTCCAGCGCGCATCTTTCCGTTCCTCGATCCGCTGACCGGGACACTCTGGTCCTTCGTGCTTGTGGCTCTCGCTTTCGTGGCACGACCGCTGGGCACGGTGATCTTCACGGCCCTCGACCGCCGGCATGGCCGCGTGACCAAGCTTACGGTGGCGCTTTTCCTGCTGGGAACCTCGACCGTCGCCATGGGTCTGGTGCCCTCCTATGAAACCGCCGGGTGGTGGGCGATCGCCATGCTGGCGCTCCTGCGCATCGGCCAGGGTCTGGCGCTTGGCGGCACCTGGGATGGCCTTGCACCGCTACTGGCCATCACTGCGTCGAAGGACAAGCGTGGTTTCTATGCCATGATCCCTCAGCTCGGCGCTGTGGTTGGCCTTGCCGTCGCCGCCGTGCTGTTCGCCTACCTCGTCATGACGCTTTCGGCCGCCGACTTCCTCGACTGGGGCTGGCGCTATCCGTTCTTCGTCGCCTTCGCGATCAATGTCGTGGCACTCTTTGCGCGTCTGCGCATCGTCGACACGCCGGAGTTCAAGGAGCTCTTCGAGACGAACGAACTGACACCGACGAGGTTGCGCTCCACCCTCTCACAAGACGGACGCACGGTTCTGCTCGGCGTCTTCGTGCCGCTTGCAACCTTTGCCATGTTCCACATGGTCACGGTTTTCCCGCTATCGTGGATCTTCCTCTATACGGATGAAGCACCGGGCACCTTCCTTCTGATCGAAGCGGCCGGTGCTGCCGTCGGTATCCTTGCCATGCTGTTCTCCGGCTGGCTTTCGGACCGGATCGGCCGCGACAGGATCCTCGTCTGGGGGGCCTGGGCCATCGGCGCCTTCGCGCTGACGGCGCCTCTGCTCCTCAACGGCGGCCAGGCCGGTGTCGTCGCCTACATGATGGTTGGTTTCGTCATTCTCGGCTTCAATTTCGCCCAGTCCTCCGGAACCATCGCTTCGCTGTTCGACCGCCGAAACCGCTACACGGCCTCCGCGATTGTCTCGGCACTCTCCTGGATGTTCGGGGCAGGGTTTGCGCCGCTCGCGGCACTGCTGCTGTCCACCTGGTTCGGTCTGTTTGCAGCCGGCCTCTACCTTCTATCGGGTGCCGTCTGCACGCTGATCGCGCTTGCGCTCGCACGGCAGATATCGCTCCAGCCCAAGGGCCAGGACTGA